The stretch of DNA TACTACAAATTCTTAAATTTGGAACTCAGGAACTCATGAAGAAAAATGCTGTTCTATTCCTGATTTCTTGATTTCCAGATTCATTCATATAACTGGTAACACTTCAGGCTTTACAACGCATCGTAGTTACGACAGGCTTTCAAAAATCTAAATTGTTACTAATTAAGGAGTTCTGTTTCATGTCTAAAAAAACGGTGTCCTCCGGAAGCGCGTTTGCCAGGCGTATTGTCCTGCCGAATGGGACGGTCGTCCTGCTCAAAGAGGTAAAGGCCCTGCCATTAGTATATATGCATCTGGTCATTGAGGCCGGTTCCCTGCTTGATCCGGGGGGCCGGGAAGGACTGGCGGCCCTTACCGCTGAGGGACTTTTAACCGGCACCCGCCGGCGCACGGCTGCCCGGATCAGTGAAGAGATAGAGTTTACGGGAGGGGCGCTGGCAGTCCAGCCTAGAAAAGATTATACCTCTATTACCCTGAATGTCTTGAAGAAGGCCCTGCCTACCGGTCTGGAGATTCTGTCCGATGTCCTTACCCAGCCGGCCTTCCGGCCAAAAGAGATCGCCAAAAAGAAGGAAGAATTCAAGGCGCGCATCCATAAGGAAGAGGAAGATCCGGGTACGCTTGCCAACAAGACCTTTCTGGCGGAGCTATTTAATAAGCGTCTTTATGGACAGCCGCTGCTGGGAACAGAGAAATCCATATCCGGTCTGACCAAAAATGACCTGATGAGTTTCTACCAGGAGCGATTATCCCATTCCCGGGTCATCTGTGCTGTGGTCGGCCAGATTACAGAAAGAGAGTTTATGCCCTTATGGGAAAGATATCTGGGGCCCTGGCCGGAGACCGGCATCGAGACTCCGATTAATATCCCCTCAGATAGCAAAGGGGGAAGCGGCCGGATAAAAAAGATCGACCGTGATCTTACCCAGGCCAATATTGTCCTTGGCCACAGAGGCATCCCGCGCAGCCACCCGGACTATTACGCCGTCTTTGTCATGAACTACATCCTGGGGGGCGGCGGATTCCGTTCTCGCCTGATGGACAATATCCGGGAAGAAAAGGGGCTGGCCTACAGCATCTATAGCGCCTTTGTTTCAGGCAGGCACGCCGGTTATTTCCAGGCCGTAGTGGAGACCAGGAATGCGACGGCCGGCGTGGCTATAGATGAAATTCTCAAGGAAATGGAACAAATCAGGGTAAATGGTGTATCTGATGAAGAACTGAACGAGGCCAGGTTGTATCTTACCGGCAGCTTTCCCTTAAAGATGGACACAAATGCCAAGATCGCCGGGCTCTTGACCGATATGGAGTTCTACAACCTGGGTCTCGATTACCCGGCGCGTTATCCGGCGATTATAAATGCAGTAAGCAAAGATCAGGTGGCGGATGCTGCCAGGAAGTATCTCTACCCTGAGAATTATACCCTGGTCATTGTAGGCAGGCAAAAAGAGATAAAATGGCCGCAATAAACAAGAGGTTTTTTTCCATTTCACTGGTAAAGATCGACTGGTTGGGCTTTAGAGGGACAATGCCCCTGCGGCCGACGTTACACTATCCATGTGAAGGCCGGGCCGCAAGGACATGGGGTTGATTCAGAATGCCAGGCTGATGGTTACGCCGCCGTAAACAAAGTTATCGTCTTTGCCGGTCTTGCTGCGGTATTTCATCTCGTCGCTCGCATCGCTTGAAAGCGGAAAAGTGTACGATAAGGAAGGGGTTATTGTCACATAGTTCGCTGCCGAAACAGGCAGCCTGGCTGAGATCACGCCATCGTGGAAGTTATTAAACTTGTCGCCCGTGGCCACTCCTTGATCGTTAATCTCCGGGTAGTCGGCGGCGTCTTCGCTCTTCAGGTAGCTCGCCGAGGCAGCAAGGTCCAGGGAGACAGCCGCGGTAATCTTGAAAGAATGGGAGATTCCAAGAAGAAAATACCAGTGCATATAGCTGTCAATCTCCTTGTAAACAGTAAGCGAGGGTGACAGCAGCGTATCAATACCTAAACCCATAAAGACCTCCTGAGAATCATCAACGCCGTCCAGGCCATAATAGATGTAGCCTCCATTTATGTTCAAAGGGCCAAAGTCCCTGCCGTAGGATAGTGTAAGATCTGTCTCGTTCCAGTTGGACGGATTATTCCCGGCTGCCGCATAGGGATCGGTGTCCAGATTGCCCCATAGGTTGGCTGAAAAGCCTTTATAGCCGATGGTTATGGAAGGTTGGACAACAATACTGTCCCGGCTCAATTCCTGCCCCCGCCAGATATAGTCACTTAAAATGGAAACCGACAGGTCGGCAGAGGGCATATCCTCTTCCGCCATGGCCGGTAACGTAATAACTGCACTCACAATTAAGCCTACAATAACCGTTAGAAAACCTTTCAAGTAAAGCGAATCTTTTTTCATTATCTTCCTCCTACAGTATGTGAAAAACAAATTTTATGACCTCCTTTCTATTTCCTTTAGGTTTCATGCTATACCAAGAACCATGCCAGTTAGAAAAGACAGCAGTGAATAGAGATAACTATTTATGATTACAACTGAAAATATCCGGATGGGATTTGCTTTATTGGAGATGGGGCATCGAAAGTTTACAGAACGGTAGGACGTCGGCGTGATTTTTTACATAATTGTATTAAGCCTAACCTATTGCAAATAAGCCGAGCAAAACTGAAAGGTACAACTAAAATGTCTAAGGCCCCTAGACTACAATACATTATATATTAGAGGCATTGGCTAATAAATCATTACAGCGGGTCGCCATTGGCGCTCGCTGAATGCAAGCGTTATACTCGGAGAAAGTTTAGCCCACCCTACCGGGCTATGCCGTCGGATAATAAATCGCCATATTTATGTCGAGTTGACATAACCTTGATAATTACAACAAAAAACAGGCTTATGGATTTTATGCTATCGGCTTATGTAATTGATATTTAATTGGATTTCATTTTATTGTACTGTTTGCCAAATTGTAGTATCATCGCTTTTATATGCGAGTTTTGATGAAAAAAGTCGAGTCGATATAATATATGATGTTGGCACATACGGAATGAATTTCATCATAGTTGGCCTTAGTAGGTTTCTGATAGAATTGTGATGAACGGAGGAGCAAATGAAAATTAGTGAACGAACCCGAAAACAGATTAACGCAGAGATCGCAGCGGCACGGAACGATATTCGCACCGACAAACTGGATGTAAGTTACGGAGAACTCGCCAATCTCTATGAGAACACAGAATTGGTGATTAGACCAGAGTACCAGAGGTTGTTCCGTTGGACGCCTACACAGAAAAGTAGATTCATCGAATCAATTTTGCTTGGATTTCCTACCCCTGCGATCTTCGTCGCCGAAGACGACAAAGGAGTTTGGGAACTGGTAGACGGGCTGCAGCGCGTTTCAAGCGTTCTAGAGTTCATGGGCGTCCTCAAAGATGCAAAAGACGTTACGGGAACCAAACTCCTGTCAGGATCTGTCCTCGTGCGTGCGGGACACAAACCTCGCTTACCCTCCATAGAGGGCGTATCCTTCTCCGATCTCAGCCTGCAGGCCAGGCTTTCTATCAAACGCGCAGGTTGCAGAGTTGAGGTTATCAAAGTTGGTAGTCATCCAAAGATGAAATACGACGTTTTTGAACGGCTCAACACCGGCGGCTCATCGCTCGAACCGCAAGAGGTAAGAAACTGCATTTTTAGAGCGACTGCCCCAGATTTCGTCGAGTGGATTGAGAAACTCGCCGCATTTCCTCCATTTCGGGAATACCTCGGGATGTCGGAACTTCAAGCCAACACCATGTTCGACCGAGGCTTAATACTACGATACTTTACCCTGCGGAACGCATACAAGGAGTTCGAACACGACGTAGAGCCCTTCATAACGGACTTTGTGCGCCAGGTTCTTGAAAACGAGAGGGGTTTCGACCGGAACGGCGAAGATGCTTCTTTCAAGGAGACATTCAAGAGAATTTCGGAAGCCCTGGGGGAAGACGCCTGGCGACACTACCGCGACGGGCGACACAAAGGCCCTTTATCTGTCTACGTCTTTGAAACTATTTCCGTTGGAATATCCCGAAATCTGTCGGTAGTCAGTGCTCTTTCATCGAGCCAACTCAAACGCCGCATTGTGGAATTCAAGCAACGGCCGGAATTTGTAAACAACACTGGGGCGGGTGCAAACATAAGGTCAAAATTACATAGCAGGATAGATTTCGCAATTTCTTTTTTTTCTAAGGCATAGCAGCTTATGGGATCCATGTCCACCCTGTTCGAGGCGATTGGGGAAAACCTTGATCAGCGACGCCTTGAATTCACAAATATCCGTCGAGTCGTTCTGAAGTTTGTGGGAGGTCCCCTCGAACCTGCCGCAGCGCGCATGGCTATACCGATGATCTATGCAGTATGGGAAGGATTTGTCAAAGAGGTGTGCCAGCTTTACTTGGAATACGTAGAACAGAGTGTTTCCAATGCGTCCTATCTTCAGCCTGCCATACTGGGACACATGTGGACGCCGGAACTGCGCCCATTAACTGGGGGGCTGAATTTCTCCAAAAAGAAGTCCGTTGCCGAGATGGCTTTGGCAGCGGCAAGTACCCCAGTTGAATTTCGTGATACGGAAAGAGAGGTCAACACCAAGTCAAATCTCAACTATGCTGTACTCGAAGATATCGCGGATCATCTATGCTTAAATATCTCGACCATAGTAGGATGGCGGGCTTCTTTGAACGCCCTGGTAAACCTAAGGAACAATATCGCCCATGGGGCGAGACCAAGAGGGCTTTCATACATAGAGATCGACGATTATGCCCGCAGCACCCTGTCTCTGATGGAAGCATTTGAGACGGTCCTATTAACGGCCGCGAGAAACAGGACGTTTTGCACGGTGTGACAGACCAAATGGGGGCGAGGGTATAAGGTGGCAATTAAAAAAATATAACACCGGTAGTGACCGGACCACATGATATAATCTGAGTGCCCAAGTGGCTGCACCAGATAGCCGGAAAATCCGGCTCCCGGTGACCCGCTATGTTGGCCTGAATAATAATCTGGAATATCATTGTGAAACTTGATAATCTTTCTTTATAATGCATACACACATGGTTATGACCCAAATGGACAATCAAACTGCAAGAGCGGTAGCCCACTACTGGAAAACAAGGGCGACTCAAAGGCAAAAACAGGAGACGGGGGGAAAGGCCGATCAGGGTCTCCGAAGTGCCGTCACCGGCGGTGCCCAGATGGACGGGTTTATTGACCTTTTCACCACACTCATCACACAAGCCGGAATCCCCCTCCGCTATGTATTTCAAAAGAAGACTGTTGAACTTCCCGGTTTTTTCCGCCCAACCAAAGAATGGGACCTGCTAGTCATCCGTGATCAAACATTGATTGCCGCCATTGAAGCTAAATCCCAAGTCGGGCCGTCTTTTGGCAACAACTTTAACAACAGAACGGAAGAAGCAATGGGTAGCGCCCTTGACCTTTGGACGGCTTTCCGCGAGAAAGCATATCTTGATAGTCCACAGCCATTTCTCGGCTACTTTTTCATGCTTGAAGATTGTGAGGCATCCAACCGCCCTGTCGGTATCAAAGAACCTCATTTCAAGGTATTTCCGGAGTTTGTTGACGCATCGTACATGCGACGGTACGAGTTATTCTGTAGGAAACTTGTTTTGGAACGTCACTACACAGCCTCTGCCTTCATTACTTCATCCATTCAAGACGGTCTCAAAGGTATGTTTAAGACGCCTGCGGATGACTTGTCGGTCGACCGTTTTGCAAAAATTCTTGTTGCCCATGTGGCGACTTTCCTGTGAACTCATGCAGCCCACATTTCACAGACTGATTAATGGTGACGCAAGGGACTTGTCTTTCTTAGAAGATGAGTCGGTGCATCTTGTTGTCACATCTCCTCCTTATTGGAACCTCAAGCGTTATAATGAGAACCCTGATCAACTTGGCCATGTTCAAAACTACGAAGCATTTCTCACAGAATTGGAAAAAGTATGGCGCCACATATTCCGTGTTCTCGTTCCGGGTGGTCGTTTGGTTTGTGTTGTCGGGGATGTCTGTGTGTCACGCCGCAATTTCGGGCGGCACCTTGTCTTTCCGCTTCATGCCGACATCTGCGTGATTTGCCGGCGTATTGGTTTTGATAACCTTAATCCCATTGTGTGGCACAAGATTGCCAATGCTTCATACGAAGTTCAAAACGGATCTAAGTTCCTTGGTAAACCTTACGAACCGAATGCAATCATCAAGAATGATATGGAATTTATTCTTATGCAGAGGAAGCCCGGCGGATATCGAAAGCCTACGGAGTCACAACGCGAAGCCAGCAAAATAAGCAAAAAGGAGTTTGATCGCTGGTTCCAGCAAATCTGGAATATCACAGGAGTTTCTACCAAGCAACATCCTGCACCATTTCCTCTAGAACTGGCTACACGCTTGGTACGGATGTTTTCCTTCTCCGGAGATACGGTACTAGATCCATTCTCCGGTTCAGGTACAACGATGGTTGCGGCCCTGAAAACAGACCGCAACAGTATCGGCATTGAAATTGATCCTGAATATTGTAGGATGGCAGCTAGATATCTGAAAGCAGAAACCGCTGATTTCTTTTCAAACGCCAAGCTCCTTTTCGAAAAGGTCACTGTTGAGAAAACTTGCATGGTCAGGGAAGATCAAACACTGTATGAAGTAAAACCCACGAAGAAGAAACTGGCATAGGCCAACATGGCAATCCAGCCGACTCGTTACACTCGCACTCGCGTCTGATTTTTGTGTTCGTCTAAAGACGGGGAGACGGGAACGTCCACAAAATTATAAATTTCCAGGTAGCGCGTCAGCTTTCCCCGCACCTATTGCGACACAGCCTCTTAATGGGGGAGGGCCAGGATTTCCGGATGAAAGCTGTTCAGAGGCGGCTCTTATCTTTCATCTGTTTGCCCCTTCGATTACAGTAACTTTTATGTTGACTTCCAGAATTCTACGCCTTAATATTACACATAATATGTGGACACAGGGAGGACAGCTATGAAACGCAATGTGACTCTTGCTCTGGATGAAGAGCTTCTTCATAGAGCCAGGATAGTATGTCAAAAAAAGAGAACAACTCTGACCCAGGTTATCCGAGATCGATTGGAAGATCTGGTTCGCCAGAATGAAGAGTACCAGAGCGCTATGGAACGAATCATTGCCCGAATGAAAGAACGACCTATCAAAGTCGGAAAAAAGACCTGGACCAGAGAGGAGCTTCATGCGCGATAGCCTCTTTTTCGATACCAATATTTTAGTTTATGCCTTTGACAAGACTGACCAGAAAAAATATGAAATTGCTTCCCGTTTGGTAACGGAATCCTTCCAAAAGGGAAACGGAGTTATCAGTGCCCAGGTCTTGAAAGAATTCTTTGTCACGGTTACTCGCAAGGTTCCTGAAAAAATGAGTGTAGATGACGCGGAACAGACCATACGCGACTTTTCTGTTTGGAAAGTGGTTGACACTACCGTTCCCTTGATCTTAAAAGCGATTGGATTCCATAAACAGTTTGATTTTTCTTTTTGGGATGCCACGATTGTGGCTGCCTGCCACCTTGCAGGTTCTTCTGCTCTTCTATCAGAGGATCTGTCCCATGGTATGTTGATTGAGAATATCCGGATTATAAATCCATTCCGTGCAGACCAGCCCTAATAAATCTCCCTCATCCTCTCAAGGCATTGGTGGTAATCTTAAGACCGGGCGGGGACTGATGTCTCTTGCGACTGTTGGGGATAGATAGTGAGGTTAATCCGGGCCGCGGGCCATCAGCCTGTCTTTTTATGCCCTTCCAATTTAAAAAGCAGGGCCTTTTTGACCTCTTCACATTGTTCCGGATGATATATCTTTTGTCCATATAAATCCCGAACATAAAATACATCCACCACCTGGTCCACCTTGGTAGATATCTTGGCCGATCTGATGTCCAGCCCCATATCAAATAGCGTCCGGGCAAGGGAGTAGAGGAGCCCGGGGCGGTCGTTTGTATAGACTTCAATAACCGTGTAGAAGTCCGAGCCTTCATTGTCGATCACTACTTTTGATGAACGTCCGCGTTTTTTAGCCTGAAGTGATAATGGCGTCGTCTTTTCGGCCAGTCGATAGTCAAATGAAAGCCTCCCGCTTAAGGTCTTTCCCAGGTCTTCTGCAACCTTTTTCCATCTTATTTCACCTGAAATCCCCCCCAGCCCCCCTTTAACAAAGGGGGGTAAGGTGGGATTATTTTCATTGTCCTTTGTGTCGTCATGCAACATGTGTGTTTCGTCGGCGGGCTCTTCGATAAGTTCTCTAACCTGAAAGATATCTACCGCTATTCCATCGCCCCAGGTAAAAATCTGTGTCCCAAGGACATCGAGGTCGTTTAAGGCCAACACCCCTGAGATCTGCGCAAAGAGTCCAGGCTTATCTTCGGCCAGGACAGTCAGCTCCCGAAAACTATTTCTCGCTTCTATAAACAGGGCAAATTTCTTATCGCTAAGCTCTTGGGCTAATTGAAGATGCCTTAGAATCTTGTGCGGTGTTACAGTAAGGAGATAATCTCCCGGCATGTTCTCTATGTGCTTCGACACGGCAGGATTCTTTAGCTCCGGCGTTAAACCGTCTTTGACCTGGGCCAGGACTTTTCGTATCCTTGCTGTGGTCTGTGGAGTGGCTAATTCGCCTCGTTGCAGGATGTGTTTGATTTTGAGGTAAAGTTCGTCCACCAGAGCCGCTTTCCAGGCTGTCCAGGCCAGGGACCCGGTCGCTTTGGAATCGGCTATGGTCAGAAGATAAAGCATATTAAGCCTTTTTATATCCTGAATCTTTTGGGCGCATTCCACGATGATCTTTTCATCTTCCATATCCCGGCGCGTGGCTATCTCAACGAGAAGAAGGTGATGGCGGACGACAAAAACCATATCACGCATAACATCCTCCTCCAGACCCATTCTTCCGGCGATTTTCGGGATCAAATCCGCCCCTTTTTCGGCATGGTTATGGCCTATACCCTTGCCGATATCATGTAGCAGCGCGGTTAGAAAGAGGTACTCAGGTCTGTCTATCTCAGCAAAGGGGTATTTGTCTTCTTCACGCATGAGGCTTAATTCCAGAAAGGTCAACAGGGAGTGCTTATCCACCGTGTAAATGTGATAGGCATCGTGTTGAACCTGGCAGCGGATATTCTCAAATTCAGGTATATATAGGGCCAGGAGGCCGGTTTGGAGCATAACCTCCAGTTGTTTGAAGGCGGACGAACCCAGCTTCATAAGGTTGAGCATAGACCGGCTGGTCTGGCGGGAAGAACGGAATGAGTCGTTGACCAGGCATAGGTTATCTCTTATGAATTGGCCGGTCCGCGGGTGGATTTCTGCGCCGTATCTCGCTGCGTATTCAAAGATCTTTAACAGCAGATAGGGCTTTTTGACTAAGGCCTCGGGCCTGTCTATCCTTATTTCTTCCTTGTAAATAGATACATCTTTTTCCAGGATACGATCGGGTAAGTCCACGGTTTTGGCGTGAGGCTTGATCTTTAAGGCGTGCAGGATACGGTCAAAAAACAAAGAGGAAATATATTCGATGGTAGAGGCGTGTAGGTAGAATTCCCGCATAAGTCCTTCTACCTCGAGAAAATCTGCCCTTGCGGCAAATTCGAGTGCGCCGGCCATGTCTTCCTGATATTCAAAACAAAGTTGATCGTTTTTTCTGCCACTGAGGATATGAAGCCGGTTTCTTATCCGCCAAAGGAAATCGAGGGACTGCTCCAGGGAAGTCCGGTCATTCTGAGAGAGAAGGGCGGCATTGACCATTTCCTCCAAGGTGGACAGATTAAAGAGGGCCTTAGCCGTCCACAGGATGCTATGGTAATCTCTCAGGCCGCCCTTTCCCTCCTTGATATTCGGCTCCAGGAGGAAGGCCGCCTCGCCGTATCTCTGATATCGTTTCTGATTTTCTATCAGGATATTTTCTAAAAATTTTTTCCTTTGTCCTTCGATAATCCTTTCATGGAATCTCTTTTTGAATTTTCCAAAAAGCTCTCTGTTCCCGGCCAGGCACCGTGCGTCCAGAAAAGATGTCTGGGTGTGAAAGTTTTCCCCCGCGATGTCGATGCAGTCCGTTACGGTCCTGACGCTGTGTCCGATCTCCAGGCCGGCATCCCAAAGGGGATAAAATATTTCTTCGGATACGAATTCTACCACCGGACCTGCCCCCCCGGTGCAGAGAATCATTAAATCGATATCAGAGTAGAGCGCCAGTTCGTTTCTTCCATAGCCGCCGACAGGGACAAGGGTTATGGAACGAAGGCTTCCCGTATGGGTTTTTTGCCATTTTCTCTCTGCCTGATAGAATACAGAGACCAGGAAGACATCCGTTATTACCGATAGTTCACGAACCGCTTCCCTGCCTGGGAGCTGTGGGTCTTGCGAATTCCTTACGGCCTCACGCTGGTCTTTAAGATGCCGGATATGCTCCTTAAGTGACTTTTCCATTGGCCTCAGACAGCATCGTTGCCCTTTTCTCCTGTCCTGATCCGAATCACCTCATCTATGGAATAGACAAATATCTTGCCGTCGCCGATTTTTCCAGTCTTGGCGCTCTTTATAATAGTTTCCACCACCCGCTCGACCATCACATCATCAATGACCACCTCAATCTTGATCTTGGGCACAAAGTCCACCACGTATTCAGCCCCGCGATAGACCTCCTTGTGGCCCTTTTGACGTCCAAAACCCTTTACTTCGGTAATGGTCATGCCCTTTATTCCGATTTGGCTTAGGGCATCCTTTACCTCGTCAATCTTAAATGGCTTAATAATCGCTTCTATCTTTTTCACGGCCTCCTCCTGAGCGCTTGGTCTTTATAAGTTGTACGCTGTTTCGTTATGCTGGGTGAGGTCAAGCCCGCTCACTTCGTCTTCAGGGCTGACCCGCAGGCCCATTATCCAATCCAGCGCCTTCAATATGATAAGGGACATGATAAAGGCATAGCCGATGGTTACAATAACCGAGAGGGCCTGGATGCCCAGTTGGCCTGGATTGCCGAAGAAAAGGCCGTTCGCGCCGGCCGCATTGATGGCCTTGTCCGCAAAAAGTCCGGTAGCCAGGGCCCCCCATGCGCCTCCCACACCGTGGATGCCTACCACATCCAGGCTGTCATCGTAGCCTAATTTAGTTTTTATGACGATGGCAAAGTAACAGAGAACTCCGGCTACCATTCCGATAATAAGGGCCGCCGGCAGGCCGACAAAACCGCAGGCCGGGGTGATGCCTACCAGGCCGGCCACGGCCCCGCTCGCCGTTCCCAGGGTAGTGGGCTTACCGCGGTATATCCATTCCACGATTGTCCAGGTCAAGGCCGCTGAGGCTGCTGCTGCGTGTGTGGTAACAAAGGCATTGACGGCCAGCGGGCCGCAGCCAAGGGCGCTCCCGGCATTGAAACCAAACCATCCGAACCACAATAAGGCGGCGCCCATGATGGTCATGGGCAGGTTATGGGGATGCATGGGTTCCGTGCCATAGCCTTTTCTTTTCCCAATGAGCAAGGCCGCGGCCAGGGCAGAAGCGCCGGAACTGATGTGAACGACCGTTCCGCCCGCAAAGTCCAGGGCCCCGAGGTTTCGTATCCACCCGCCTATTCCCCAGACCCAGTGGCAGATGGGGTTATAGACCAGGGTCACCCATAATATGGTGAAAAGCAAAAATGCGCTGAACTTCATGCGTTCCGCAAATGCGCCGGTAATCAGGGCCGGGGTTATTACTGCGAACATCCCCTGAAATATCATGAATGCAAGATGCGGTAGCGTTTCAGAATACCCGGCAAAAGATGACAAACCCACGCCGTTCAACCCGAACCAATCCAGGCCTCCGATCACCCCTCCCATATCCGGGCCGAAGGCCATGCTATACCCCCAGAGTACCCATTCTACGCTGATCAGCGCAAGTATCACGAAACTTTGCATAATAGTCCCCAGGACATTCTTGCCCCGGACCATGCCCCCGTAGAAGAACGCCAGCCCTGGGGTCATAAACATGACCAGGGCTGCCGAAAGCAAAACAAACATAGTATCTACAGAGTTAACCATAACCACTACTTTCCCCTTTCAATGTTTTTGATTGAGGATAAAAGCACCATCCATGCCATCCTAAAAAAGGTAGCAGAAACAGACAATTAAGTTTTTGTCAGATGGTTATTCACAAAATATTTTTTACGGTT from Thermodesulfobacteriota bacterium encodes:
- a CDS encoding DUF262 domain-containing protein produces the protein MKISERTRKQINAEIAAARNDIRTDKLDVSYGELANLYENTELVIRPEYQRLFRWTPTQKSRFIESILLGFPTPAIFVAEDDKGVWELVDGLQRVSSVLEFMGVLKDAKDVTGTKLLSGSVLVRAGHKPRLPSIEGVSFSDLSLQARLSIKRAGCRVEVIKVGSHPKMKYDVFERLNTGGSSLEPQEVRNCIFRATAPDFVEWIEKLAAFPPFREYLGMSELQANTMFDRGLILRYFTLRNAYKEFEHDVEPFITDFVRQVLENERGFDRNGEDASFKETFKRISEALGEDAWRHYRDGRHKGPLSVYVFETISVGISRNLSVVSALSSSQLKRRIVEFKQRPEFVNNTGAGANIRSKLHSRIDFAISFFSKA
- the glnD gene encoding [protein-PII] uridylyltransferase — protein: MEKSLKEHIRHLKDQREAVRNSQDPQLPGREAVRELSVITDVFLVSVFYQAERKWQKTHTGSLRSITLVPVGGYGRNELALYSDIDLMILCTGGAGPVVEFVSEEIFYPLWDAGLEIGHSVRTVTDCIDIAGENFHTQTSFLDARCLAGNRELFGKFKKRFHERIIEGQRKKFLENILIENQKRYQRYGEAAFLLEPNIKEGKGGLRDYHSILWTAKALFNLSTLEEMVNAALLSQNDRTSLEQSLDFLWRIRNRLHILSGRKNDQLCFEYQEDMAGALEFAARADFLEVEGLMREFYLHASTIEYISSLFFDRILHALKIKPHAKTVDLPDRILEKDVSIYKEEIRIDRPEALVKKPYLLLKIFEYAARYGAEIHPRTGQFIRDNLCLVNDSFRSSRQTSRSMLNLMKLGSSAFKQLEVMLQTGLLALYIPEFENIRCQVQHDAYHIYTVDKHSLLTFLELSLMREEDKYPFAEIDRPEYLFLTALLHDIGKGIGHNHAEKGADLIPKIAGRMGLEEDVMRDMVFVVRHHLLLVEIATRRDMEDEKIIVECAQKIQDIKRLNMLYLLTIADSKATGSLAWTAWKAALVDELYLKIKHILQRGELATPQTTARIRKVLAQVKDGLTPELKNPAVSKHIENMPGDYLLTVTPHKILRHLQLAQELSDKKFALFIEARNSFRELTVLAEDKPGLFAQISGVLALNDLDVLGTQIFTWGDGIAVDIFQVRELIEEPADETHMLHDDTKDNENNPTLPPFVKGGLGGISGEIRWKKVAEDLGKTLSGRLSFDYRLAEKTTPLSLQAKKRGRSSKVVIDNEGSDFYTVIEVYTNDRPGLLYSLARTLFDMGLDIRSAKISTKVDQVVDVFYVRDLYGQKIYHPEQCEEVKKALLFKLEGHKKTG
- a CDS encoding PIN domain-containing protein, whose protein sequence is MRDSLFFDTNILVYAFDKTDQKKYEIASRLVTESFQKGNGVISAQVLKEFFVTVTRKVPEKMSVDDAEQTIRDFSVWKVVDTTVPLILKAIGFHKQFDFSFWDATIVAACHLAGSSALLSEDLSHGMLIENIRIINPFRADQP
- a CDS encoding site-specific DNA-methyltransferase, which translates into the protein MQPTFHRLINGDARDLSFLEDESVHLVVTSPPYWNLKRYNENPDQLGHVQNYEAFLTELEKVWRHIFRVLVPGGRLVCVVGDVCVSRRNFGRHLVFPLHADICVICRRIGFDNLNPIVWHKIANASYEVQNGSKFLGKPYEPNAIIKNDMEFILMQRKPGGYRKPTESQREASKISKKEFDRWFQQIWNITGVSTKQHPAPFPLELATRLVRMFSFSGDTVLDPFSGSGTTMVAALKTDRNSIGIEIDPEYCRMAARYLKAETADFFSNAKLLFEKVTVEKTCMVREDQTLYEVKPTKKKLA
- a CDS encoding P-II family nitrogen regulator; this translates as MKKIEAIIKPFKIDEVKDALSQIGIKGMTITEVKGFGRQKGHKEVYRGAEYVVDFVPKIKIEVVIDDVMVERVVETIIKSAKTGKIGDGKIFVYSIDEVIRIRTGEKGNDAV
- a CDS encoding MAE_28990/MAE_18760 family HEPN-like nuclease, with product MGSMSTLFEAIGENLDQRRLEFTNIRRVVLKFVGGPLEPAAARMAIPMIYAVWEGFVKEVCQLYLEYVEQSVSNASYLQPAILGHMWTPELRPLTGGLNFSKKKSVAEMALAAASTPVEFRDTEREVNTKSNLNYAVLEDIADHLCLNISTIVGWRASLNALVNLRNNIAHGARPRGLSYIEIDDYARSTLSLMEAFETVLLTAARNRTFCTV
- a CDS encoding PaeR7I family type II restriction endonuclease, encoding MDNQTARAVAHYWKTRATQRQKQETGGKADQGLRSAVTGGAQMDGFIDLFTTLITQAGIPLRYVFQKKTVELPGFFRPTKEWDLLVIRDQTLIAAIEAKSQVGPSFGNNFNNRTEEAMGSALDLWTAFREKAYLDSPQPFLGYFFMLEDCEASNRPVGIKEPHFKVFPEFVDASYMRRYELFCRKLVLERHYTASAFITSSIQDGLKGMFKTPADDLSVDRFAKILVAHVATFL
- a CDS encoding ammonium transporter, with translation MVNSVDTMFVLLSAALVMFMTPGLAFFYGGMVRGKNVLGTIMQSFVILALISVEWVLWGYSMAFGPDMGGVIGGLDWFGLNGVGLSSFAGYSETLPHLAFMIFQGMFAVITPALITGAFAERMKFSAFLLFTILWVTLVYNPICHWVWGIGGWIRNLGALDFAGGTVVHISSGASALAAALLIGKRKGYGTEPMHPHNLPMTIMGAALLWFGWFGFNAGSALGCGPLAVNAFVTTHAAAASAALTWTIVEWIYRGKPTTLGTASGAVAGLVGITPACGFVGLPAALIIGMVAGVLCYFAIVIKTKLGYDDSLDVVGIHGVGGAWGALATGLFADKAINAAGANGLFFGNPGQLGIQALSVIVTIGYAFIMSLIILKALDWIMGLRVSPEDEVSGLDLTQHNETAYNL
- a CDS encoding pitrilysin family protein gives rise to the protein MSKKTVSSGSAFARRIVLPNGTVVLLKEVKALPLVYMHLVIEAGSLLDPGGREGLAALTAEGLLTGTRRRTAARISEEIEFTGGALAVQPRKDYTSITLNVLKKALPTGLEILSDVLTQPAFRPKEIAKKKEEFKARIHKEEEDPGTLANKTFLAELFNKRLYGQPLLGTEKSISGLTKNDLMSFYQERLSHSRVICAVVGQITEREFMPLWERYLGPWPETGIETPINIPSDSKGGSGRIKKIDRDLTQANIVLGHRGIPRSHPDYYAVFVMNYILGGGGFRSRLMDNIREEKGLAYSIYSAFVSGRHAGYFQAVVETRNATAGVAIDEILKEMEQIRVNGVSDEELNEARLYLTGSFPLKMDTNAKIAGLLTDMEFYNLGLDYPARYPAIINAVSKDQVADAARKYLYPENYTLVIVGRQKEIKWPQ